The Flaviramulus sp. BrNp1-15 genome includes the window TTATAGCATCGTAATCTGATACATCTAAGGTTAAATCGCCAGGTAATAAATGTCTAAATAAGTTTATATTGCCTTTAACTTCTCCAGATACAGTTGGTTGTCTTTCAACTTCATGTACATCATCATTGTAATCTATAGCTTGGTTATTTACATTAAATACATCTATTGTAGCATATTCTGATAAATAATCTATTCCCCATGGTCCATCTGCCAAATACAATGCGTCTTGTTGTGCAGAAAAGCTAGTTGAAAGAGAAAAACCAATATCAAATAAAGTACCTGTAGCAATACTTACGGTTTCATTATAGTCTCCATTTAATGTAATATTTTGTTGTATATCTAAACGGTTTGTTGAAACTTCGGTTTCTGCAACGCTACCATTAAATGTCATACTGCTTGCGGCTACTTTGTTTACAATATTTAAATGAATTTGTCCATTAGAATAATAACCAGATTTAACAAAAACAGCAGGGATTTTGTCGTTAACTTCTTTGCTTGTTAAAGCTTTTTCTGAAGCGTATGTATCTATAATATGATTTGCAATTGCAAATACTTGAGAGAATGAGTTTCCCCAAATTTGATAGTTGTTATAATCGCCTTCTGGGTATTGTGCTATATTCCAAAAACTTAATAATTCGTTACTAGTTGTACCTAGTTTTATAGAGAAGCTTAAAGTAAATTCTAATTCTCCAGTTGCTCTTTTGATTTTAGAACTTATGATATTATGACCTCTAACAGTAACCGTTCTAACATCTTCTAAACTAGAGTTGTTTAATCGGTCGCAAATTGCTTTAGAGTGATCGTAAATAGAACCTTCAGTTTTTGTTGCTAGAGCAGCAGATACACGGTTTTCGTTTTGATAAATATCTACTGAAAATACTTCTGATGCATTGGTAATGCCTAATAAATCTTCCGGACTAGATACGTATGCAGTTTCTGTACCATACATACCAGTATCTGGTAAATAGTTTTCTAAAGAATTTGTTGGTCCACCTTTTCTAGATTTACCTTTGGCATATGCCTTTTGAAAGCTTTTCTTGTCTGCTATTTTTCCAGACGTTTTACGTTTAAAATTACGCTTAGCAATTAATCCTGCTAAATTACCATTACTTTCCAATCCGCCATTGTTGGCTGAGGTAACTGTAGCTGCACTAGTTACATCTGGATAATTGTTAGTTTTTAAAGCTTGGTATGGATTTGTTGTAATAAAAAATACGGCATCATTAAAATCGTTATCGCACCAATCTAAATCTCTTCTTACGTCTTCAAAACCTAAAATTAAACGATCATTTCCTTCGTCAGTAAGTAAAACACTATGGTGTCTTAAATCTGCATCACTTTCTGGATTAAAATATGGATTTGAATAAACATTCCATATATCATGAGCAACAGTTTCTCCATTCCAAGCATTGGCTAATAAAACCCAGCCAATACCTGTTCCAGCAGGAAAGCGCCCAATATTTACTTTATCACCAGGTTGTAGTGCTCCACCAGCACCTAATTCTGATGCATTAGGAAAAATAATTGTTATATCTTCTTGTGCTGGTTTAGTAGTTGGGGGATTGTTTAAGTCGTATGTATAATATCCTAATACATTTGTATATCCTGCACCTTCACTTATAAAAGTAACCCAAACATCTGTTTCTTGTTGTATAGATAAATCTGTATCGTAACCTGCTGCTATATAATGTGGATTGTATTCTGGTACTGGATAGCTTTCTGGAAGCGAACTGCTAATAGTTTCTAAATCTGAAGCAGAAATAACATCTCCAACAGGTTCTAGATACAATGGTTTACCATCTGCATCGTAAGCTCCTAAATAGTTATAATTAAATACATCTGAAGTAGGTAAAATATCAATTATATTTTCAGAATTAAAGCCGTAATTTCCTATTGCAGCTAGACCATTTCCAGTATTTCTGTCATTTAATTGTACTCTTACAAAATAAATTTCTGGTGCAATATCTGCACTACTTTGGTTAAAACCAGATAAATGAATTTCGCCTGTGTAGTTTGTTGGCGTTCCAGATGCTGGCACATTTACATTTTGCCAATGCAAACCTGAATTCCAATCAATCTCTGAAGCACTATTTTTGGTTTTTAATAAAGCTATTGAGAATTGAGCATCTACATTACTTGTATAATCTAATGAGAAATTTAATGTTTCTCCAATTTTTATTGGATTGGAAGAAAATGAAAAATTTGAAATCGATCCCGATTGAGCTCTAGCTATAAAAGTAAAGCTTAGTAAGATTGTTATAAAGAGTAATATTTTTTTCATAATATTTTTAATTATTTAAGACAAATTTATTAGAGATGTTATCCTGTTATTTTTTAATTCGTTAAGTATAATTTATGTGTAGATGAAAGGTAGATTTGTGTAGATGAGCAATTTTTAATAATTACCTATTTACGAAAATATTTGTAAAATAATTTCTACCATTTTCGTCTTTTTTGGTTGAAATTCCTATATCTGTAAACTCAGGGTTTTCAATGTTTTTTCTATGTTCATCACTTTTTAACCATGCATTTACAATAGCTTGAGCAGAAGAATACCCGTAACCTACATTTTCTGAAACCCTTTTTGCATTAACCTCATTTTTTAAATTTTCAGACCTGAGGTAGAAAAAGTCATGACTAGCTTCTCCTTGCTCAACCATATACACATTATGTGTGATGGCTTCTTTTGATGCCTGATTAAGAATATTTAGTGGTAGTAGTTCTTTTGAAGCTCTATAAGCGTTTATTAATTCTGCAATTTCATAATCAATTTCAGAATATACCACTTTTATATTTTCAGAATGATATAGGTCTGGAACCTGCAAATCATCATTCTCAATTGAACAAGACGTAAAAGAAATATTTAATATGATTATAAGAACAAGTAATAATAATTTTTTCATGAGATTTGGTTTAATTTCATGACAAAACTATTTTGAACGTTACTCGTTTTTAATATTTTTCGACTAGACTATTTTTAAGTGTAGATGAATGGTAAATATTTATAGATAATTAAAATGGGTACTTAATTAAACACAAAAAGCAAAAGATTTCTCTTTTGCTTGTACTTAAATCTATTTTTAAAACTTATTTAAAGT containing:
- a CDS encoding CAP domain-containing protein codes for the protein MKKLLLLVLIIILNISFTSCSIENDDLQVPDLYHSENIKVVYSEIDYEIAELINAYRASKELLPLNILNQASKEAITHNVYMVEQGEASHDFFYLRSENLKNEVNAKRVSENVGYGYSSAQAIVNAWLKSDEHRKNIENPEFTDIGISTKKDENGRNYFTNIFVNR
- a CDS encoding DUF4114 domain-containing protein, whose product is MKKILLFITILLSFTFIARAQSGSISNFSFSSNPIKIGETLNFSLDYTSNVDAQFSIALLKTKNSASEIDWNSGLHWQNVNVPASGTPTNYTGEIHLSGFNQSSADIAPEIYFVRVQLNDRNTGNGLAAIGNYGFNSENIIDILPTSDVFNYNYLGAYDADGKPLYLEPVGDVISASDLETISSSLPESYPVPEYNPHYIAAGYDTDLSIQQETDVWVTFISEGAGYTNVLGYYTYDLNNPPTTKPAQEDITIIFPNASELGAGGALQPGDKVNIGRFPAGTGIGWVLLANAWNGETVAHDIWNVYSNPYFNPESDADLRHHSVLLTDEGNDRLILGFEDVRRDLDWCDNDFNDAVFFITTNPYQALKTNNYPDVTSAATVTSANNGGLESNGNLAGLIAKRNFKRKTSGKIADKKSFQKAYAKGKSRKGGPTNSLENYLPDTGMYGTETAYVSSPEDLLGITNASEVFSVDIYQNENRVSAALATKTEGSIYDHSKAICDRLNNSSLEDVRTVTVRGHNIISSKIKRATGELEFTLSFSIKLGTTSNELLSFWNIAQYPEGDYNNYQIWGNSFSQVFAIANHIIDTYASEKALTSKEVNDKIPAVFVKSGYYSNGQIHLNIVNKVAASSMTFNGSVAETEVSTNRLDIQQNITLNGDYNETVSIATGTLFDIGFSLSTSFSAQQDALYLADGPWGIDYLSEYATIDVFNVNNQAIDYNDDVHEVERQPTVSGEVKGNINLFRHLLPGDLTLDVSDYDAIKFNMFNNQAIEVILMPEELTDWNNRLRYTIPANETETLHNISFSDFKDANGHSADINNIKTVVFSVIGDYSNYKSFNLAINSLAFVNQSFLSVEDVAIDKTSLTNYPNPFKTNTIIKLVNPSSYIDIVVYDMLGRTVDMQHIVTNSKKASYNAPNLSKGIYKYKLVNDLKQVNTGTFLVE